The Arachis hypogaea cultivar Tifrunner chromosome 14, arahy.Tifrunner.gnm2.J5K5, whole genome shotgun sequence genome has a segment encoding these proteins:
- the LOC112744574 gene encoding exocyst complex component EXO70E2, whose translation MAVEESEPVIPELEREENLIAAARHIVKALGSNKNLTTDAKKILADLGSKLSSMSIPSEMEEGKEGEEDEEEEEEEEEGGVNATEDRINVIQEKIMRWEEDQSMIWDLGPEEASDYLNAANEARRLIEKLESFNLSKDDQEYKLLQRAYSVLQTAMARLEEEFRNLLIQNRQPFEPEYVSFRSSEEDPVDENSIVSLGDESVEESLQRDSVSRAAEEHIIDLVHPGVIPDLRCIANLLFASNYVQECSHAYTIVRRDALDECLFILEMERLSIEDVLKMEWGTLNSKIKRWIWALKIFVRVYLASERWLSDQIFGEGEPVSIACFVDASKASILQLLNFGEAMSIGPHKPEKLFRILDMYEVLADLMPDLDSLYLDDVGSSVRIECHEVLKRLGDCVRVTFIEFENAIAANASTNPFIGGGIHPLTRYVMNYLRTLTDYSESLNLLLKDRDEEDAISLSPDMSPGTEEDSKSPGSPSGVSSMTLHFRSVASVLESNLEEKSLLYKEVPLQHLFLMNNLHYMAEKVKGSELRLIYGDEWIRKRNWKFQQHAMKYERASWSSILNLLKDEGIHVPGTTSISKTLLRERLRSFYLGFEDVYRIQTAWLIPDVQLREDLRISISLKVIQAYRTFFGRHNCHLNDKYIKYNADDLENYLLDFFEGSQKCLQNPHRR comes from the coding sequence CCATGAGCATTCCTAGTGAGATGGAGGAGGGGAAGGAAGGGGAGGAggatgaggaggaagaggaagaggaggaggaaggtgGTGTGAATGCTACTGAGGATCGGATCAATGTGATTCAGGAGAAAATCATGAGATGGGAGGAAGATCAGTCAATGATTTGGGATTTAGGGCCCGAAGAAGCATCTGATTATTTGAATGCGGCTAACGAAGCTCGCCGTTTGATTGAGAAGTTGGAGAGTTTCAATTTGAGTAAAGATGACCAAGAGTATAAGCTTTTGCAGAGGGCTTATAGTGTTCTTCAAACAGCTATGGCACGCCTCGAGGAAGAGTTCAGGAACTTGCTTATCCAGAACAGGCAACCTTTTGAACCTGAATATGTGTCTTTTCGATCGAGCGAAGAAGATCCTGTTGATGAGAACTCTATCGTCTCCTTGGGTGATGAATCGGTTGAGGAATCACTTCAAAGAGATAGTGTCAGCAGAGCTGCAGAGGAGCATATAATTGATTTAGTCCATCCGGGTGTGATCCCGGATCTCAGGTGCATTGCAAATCTATTGTTTGCTTCTAATTATGTCCAAGAATGTTCTCATGCTTATACAATTGTCAGAAGGGATGCTTTAGATGAGTGCCTCTTCATTCTTGAAATGGAAAGGTTAAGTATTGAAGATGTCTTGAAGATGGAATGGGGTACTTTGAAttcaaaaatcaagagatggatttGGGCTTTGAAAATCTTTGTTAGGGTGTATCTTGCAAGTGAGAGGTGGCTCAGCGACCAGATTTTCGGCGAAGGTGAACCTGTTAGCATTGCTTGTTTTGTTGATGCATCCAAGGCTTCAATACTGCAGCTTCTGAATTTTGGTGAAGCCATGTCTATTGGTCCTCATAAACCTGAGAAACTGTTTCGCATTCTCGACATGTATGAGGTTCTGGCAGACCTTATGCCAGACCTGGATTCTTTGTACTTAGATGATGTTGGCTCTTCTGTTAGAATTGAATGCCATGAGGTCTTGAAGAGACTTGGTGATTGCGTGAGGGTGACATTTATCGAATTTGAAAATGCCATCGCAGCAAATGCATCTACAAATCCTTTCATAGGTGGTGGAATACATCCTTTGACAAGATATGTCATGAATTATCTGAGGACTCTCACTGATTACAGTGAATCACTTAATCTGCTTCTGAAGGATCGAGACGAAGAGGATGCCATTTCCCTGTCACCTGATATGAGTCCAGGTACAGAAGAAGATAGCAAAAGCCCAGGGTCTCCGAGTGGAGTCTCCTCAATGACCCTCCACTTCCGATCGGTTGCATCGGTCTTGGAAAGTAACCTTGAGGAGAAGTCCTTGTTGTATAAAGAGGTTCCATTGCAGCATTTGTTCTTAATGAACAACCTACATTACATGGCTGAAAAAGTTAAGGGGTCTGAACTTCGGCTCATATATGGAGACGAATGGATTCGAAAGCGCAACTGGAAGTTTCAGCAGCATGCAATGAAATATGAGAGAGCTAGTTGGAGTTCCATTCTCAACTTGCTTAAGGATGAGGGGATCCATGTTCCTGGGACAACCTCCATCTCAAAAACTCTTCTTAGGGAGAGGCTGAGGAGCTTCTACCTCGGCTTTGAGGATGTTTACAGGATCCAAACAGCTTGGCTTATCCCGGATGTTCAGCTTCGCGAGGATTTGCGAATTTCGATATCACTCAAGGTAATCCAAGCTTATAGGACATTTTTTGGAAGGCATAATTGTCACCTAAATGACAAATACATCAAATACAATGCTGATGATTTAGAAAATTACCTTCTGGATTTCTTTGAGGGATCTCAAAAATGTTTGCAAAATCCACATAGGAGGTGA